A genomic window from Gossypium hirsutum isolate 1008001.06 chromosome D12, Gossypium_hirsutum_v2.1, whole genome shotgun sequence includes:
- the LOC107945409 gene encoding zinc finger CCCH domain-containing protein 62 isoform X1 has protein sequence MSDKKGKAKPTLISLSSSEEEDETEEEDGDDDDYEDKSFSSSSGDETEEEEEEENDSDDNDRTDNDDSLCNGVITLLKEGGDLESLSLKQLKAYLRNHGLRITGTKAVCQQRILEHWRIKDGRAEALYPRSSFFINCTGDVCKGDVVLFTQKVYKKFNKMTRRGKLLGKRTIAGRVVKESYGKAKQQHTFTVEVLWSKGSKKLPSLFPLLVKGRNLYKLKTYRQHWSDEAERKHVLAEKHKRGNAARLVKAMKRTRKWSTDVGTKCQKHSHQSRPSKKRKTTEPDRGKINNPRRKTPIPRCPSMGNNYQVSSPVGKVKKKQNSRLRVSNTSYSYEKPVHFAKDTGAFHHSYAGTILNPYQPQRNFNHQSAPHGFSSYNIGSTSTMVRSLPFRPYVDPWTIPASQNQQFN, from the exons ATGTCTGATAAGAAAGGAAAAGCCAAACCTACTTTGATTTCCCTCTCTTCTTCCGAGGAAGAAGACGAAACAGAAGAAGAAGATGGTGACGATGATGATTATGAAGATAAAAGCTTTTCCAGTTCCAG TGGAGATGAAActgaggaagaggaagaggaagagaaCGATTCGGACGATAATGATCGGACCGATAACGACGATTCTCTCTGCAATGGAGTTATCACTCTTCTCAAAG AAGGAGGTGACTTAGAAAGCTTGAGCTTGAAACAACTCAAAGCTTATTTGAGAAACCATGGCCTCCGAATCACAGGCACTAAGGCAGTGTGTCAACAGAGAATTCTTGAGCATTGGAG aATAAAAGATGGGAGAGCTGAAGCCTTATATCCCAGGTCATCGTTTTTCATCAACTGTACTG GTGATGTTTGTAAAGGAGATGTTGTTTTGTTTACTCAGAAGGTTTATAAGAA GTTCAATAAAATGACTAGGCGTGGAAAACTTCTGGGGAAGAGAACTATTGCAGGAAGGGTTGTGAAGGAAAGCTATGGCAAAGCCAAACAACAACACACATTTACG GTTGAAGTATTATGGAGCAAGGGGAGTAAAAAATTGCCTTCATTATTTCCTTTGCTTGTAAAGGGTCGAAACCTTTATAAATTGAAAACTTACAGACAG CATTGGAGTGATGAGGCCGAAAGAAAACATGTACTTGCCGAGAAGCACAAACGAGGCAACGCAGCAAGACTGGTAAAAGCAATGAAAAGAACGAGGAAGTGGTCTACTGATGTTG GTACAAAATGCCAAAAGCATTCACATCAATCAAGACcatcgaaaaaaagaaaaactactGAACCGGACAGGGGAAAGATTAATAACCCACGAAGAAAAACCCCTATTCCAAGGTGTCCAAGTATGGGTAACAATTACCAAGTGTCTTCTCCAGTTGGAAAAGTGAAAAAGAAGCAAAACTCAAGGTTAAGAGTCTCTAATACCTCTTATAGTTATGAAAAGCCCGTTCATTTTGCTAAAGATACAGGTGCCTTTCATCATTCATATGCCGGTACTATCCTAAATCCATATCAACCTCAACGAAACTTTAACCACCAGAGTGCACCTCATGGGTTTTCCAGCTATAATATCGGATCTACTTCAACAATGGTAAGGTCATTGCCCTTTAGACCTTATGTAGATCCATGGACAATACCTGCTTCTCAAAACCAGCAGTTCAACTGA
- the LOC107945409 gene encoding zinc finger CCCH domain-containing protein 62 isoform X2: MSDKKGKAKPTLISLSSSEEEDETEEEDGDDDDYEDKSFSSSSGDETEEEEEEENDSDDNDRTDNDDSLCNGVITLLKEGGDLESLSLKQLKAYLRNHGLRITGTKAVCQQRILEHWRIKDGRAEALYPRSSFFINCTGDVCKGDVVLFTQKVYKKFNKMTRRGKLLGKRTIAGRVVKESYGKAKQQHTFTVEVLWSKGSKKLPSLFPLLVKGRNLYKLKTYRQHWSDEAERKHVLAEKHKRGNAARLVKAMKRTRKWSTDVGMLESEMVKVQNAKSIHINQDHRKKEKLLNRTGERLITHEEKPLFQGVQVWVTITKCLLQLEK, from the exons ATGTCTGATAAGAAAGGAAAAGCCAAACCTACTTTGATTTCCCTCTCTTCTTCCGAGGAAGAAGACGAAACAGAAGAAGAAGATGGTGACGATGATGATTATGAAGATAAAAGCTTTTCCAGTTCCAG TGGAGATGAAActgaggaagaggaagaggaagagaaCGATTCGGACGATAATGATCGGACCGATAACGACGATTCTCTCTGCAATGGAGTTATCACTCTTCTCAAAG AAGGAGGTGACTTAGAAAGCTTGAGCTTGAAACAACTCAAAGCTTATTTGAGAAACCATGGCCTCCGAATCACAGGCACTAAGGCAGTGTGTCAACAGAGAATTCTTGAGCATTGGAG aATAAAAGATGGGAGAGCTGAAGCCTTATATCCCAGGTCATCGTTTTTCATCAACTGTACTG GTGATGTTTGTAAAGGAGATGTTGTTTTGTTTACTCAGAAGGTTTATAAGAA GTTCAATAAAATGACTAGGCGTGGAAAACTTCTGGGGAAGAGAACTATTGCAGGAAGGGTTGTGAAGGAAAGCTATGGCAAAGCCAAACAACAACACACATTTACG GTTGAAGTATTATGGAGCAAGGGGAGTAAAAAATTGCCTTCATTATTTCCTTTGCTTGTAAAGGGTCGAAACCTTTATAAATTGAAAACTTACAGACAG CATTGGAGTGATGAGGCCGAAAGAAAACATGTACTTGCCGAGAAGCACAAACGAGGCAACGCAGCAAGACTGGTAAAAGCAATGAAAAGAACGAGGAAGTGGTCTACTGATGTTGGTATGTTGGAGAGCGAGATGGTGAAA GTACAAAATGCCAAAAGCATTCACATCAATCAAGACcatcgaaaaaaagaaaaactactGAACCGGACAGGGGAAAGATTAATAACCCACGAAGAAAAACCCCTATTCCAAGGTGTCCAAGTATGGGTAACAATTACCAAGTGTCTTCTCCAGTTGGAAAAGTGA
- the LOC107945408 gene encoding uncharacterized protein: protein MEWTTLQHLDLRHVARGIYKPLQPHAAAFHPTQALVSAAIGTYIIEFDALTGSKLATIDIGSPVVRMAYSPTSGHSLIAILEDCTIRSCDFDAEQTCVLHSPEKKTEHISSETEVHLALTPLQPVVFFGFHKRMSVTVVGTIEGGRPPTKIKTDLKKPVVNLACHPRLPVLYVAYAEGLIRAYNIHTYAVHYTLQLDNTIKLVGAGAFAFHPTLEWIFVGDRRGTLLAWDVSTERPIMIGITQVGTQPITSLAWLPMLRLLVILSKDGTLQVWKTRLLVNPNKPPTQVNFFEPASIESLDIPRILSQQGGEAVYPLPLIRALEVHPKLNLAALLFANMSGGDNMKNRASYTREGRKQLFAVLQSARGSSASVLKEKLSSMGSSGILADHQLQAQLQEQHIKGQSDLAISDIARKAFLYSHFMEGHAKTAPISRLPLISIVDAKNKLKDIPVCQPFHLELNFFNKENRVLHYPVRAFYVDGVNLMAYNLSSGGDSIYKKLFTSIPGNVEYYPKYMVYGKKRHLFLIVYEFSGTTNEVVLYWEHTDIKLANNKGSTIKGCDAAFIGPNENQFAILDEDKSGLALYILPGAALQEADGKNAAVEPNFLPDQPVDGNPNSIQGPMPFLFDTEIDRIFSTPIESTLMFACNGKQIGLAKLVQGYILPSSDGHYISTKTEGKKFIRLKANEIVLQVHWQETPRGYVAGVLTTHRVLMVSADLDVLASSSFKFDKGNPSFRSLLWVGPTLLFSTATAVCILGWDGKVRTVLSISMPNAALVGALNDRLLLANPTDINPRQKKGVEIKSCLVGLLEPLLIGFATMQQNFDQKLDLSEILYQITSRFDSLRITPRSLDILAVGPPVCGDLAVSLSQAGPQFTQVMRGLYAIKALRFSTALSVLKDEFVRSRDYPKCPPNSHLFHRFRQLGYACIKYGQFDSAKETFEVIADYESMLDLFICHLNPSAMRRLAQRLEEEGADSELRRYCERILRVRSSGWTQGIFANFAAESMVPKGPEWGGGNWEFKTPTNLKSIPQWELAAEVMPYMKTDDGAIPSIITDHIGVYLGSIKGRGNIIEVKEGSLVIPAAGDHKPNGVHTSVAKSTDSSMGVTSGETKAGSLMGLETLIKPNHSSTAADEQAKAAEEFKKTMYGTADSGSSSDEEGVSKMKKLQIRIREKPTSGTVDVNKIKEATKRLGDGLGLPIARTKSWTGQDLGQSQQQPYPATSASLTNPTVSAPGDLFGTDSWVQPALVSESAPATKGVGTAAGPIPEDFFQNTIPSLQVAAALPPPGSYLSKLDQTPQKVEVGGKVPPDHVNAPAADIGLPGGGVPPQSAEQPIPPESLALPGGGIPPQYSAPAAGLPQPQVQPAQMPLSTQPLDLSALGVPNSAESEKPTSSAPTPTSVRPGQVPRGAAAPICFKTGLAHLEQNQLPDSLSCFDEAFLALAKDNSRGADIKAQATICAQYKIAVMLLQEITRLQKVQGPRALSAKDEMARLSRHLGSLPLQAKHRINCIRTAIKRNMDVQNYAYAKQMLELLLSKAPPGKQEELRSLIDICVQRGLTNKSIDPLEDPSQFCAATLSRLSTIGYDVCDLCGAKFSALSAPGCIICGMGSIKRSDALGGAGPVPSPFG, encoded by the exons ATGGAGTGGACGACTTTGCAACACTTGGATCTACGCCATGTCGCACGAGGTATTTACAAACCGTTGCAGCCACACGCTGCAGCTTTTCATCCTACTCAGGCTCTCGTTTCCGCTGCCATCGGCACTTACATCATCG AATTTGATGCTTTAACTGGAAGTAAGCTAGCTACTATAGACATTGGTTCGCCGGTGGTTCGGATGGCTTATAGTCCTACAAGTGGTCACTCTTTGATTGCCATTCTTGAG GATTGTACAATACGTTCTTGTGACTTTGATGCTGAACAAACTTGTGTTTTACATTCACCTGAAAAGAAGACGGAGCACATTTCGTCTGAAACAGAAGTTCATCTTGCTTTGACTCCTCTCCAACCTGTTGTATTTTTTGGTTTTCACAAGAGAATGAGTGTAACAG TTGTTGGGACCATTGAAGGTGGGAGACCCCCTACAAAAATAAAGACAGACTTGAAGAAACCTGTTGTGAATCTTGCTTGTCATCCTCGACTACCTGTCCTG TATGTAGCATATGCAGAAGGTTTGATTCGGGCGTacaacattcatacatatgctgTCCATTATACACTACAAC TTGATAATACCATTAAGCTAGTTGGTGCTGGTGCATTTGCCTTTCATCCAACACTGGAATGGATTTTTGTTGGTGATAGACGTGGTACACTTCTTGCCTGGGATGTATCAACAGAAAGACCTATTATGATTGGAAT CACACAGGTGGGTACTCAACCAATCACATCATTAGCTTGGCTTCCAATGTTGCGTTTACTCGTCATTCTTTCCAAGGATGGAACTTTACAAGTTTGGAAAACACGATTGCTAGTTAATCCAAATAAACCTCCAACACAAGTAAATTTTTTTGAGCCGGCTT CAATTGAATCATTGGACATACCACGCATTCTGTCTCAGCAGGGTGGGGAAGCAGTTTATCCCTTGCCTCTTATCAGAGCTTTGGAAGTTCATCCAAAATTGAACTTAGCGGCTCTGCTTTTTGCA AATATGAGTGGCGGTGACAACATGAAGAACAGGGCTTCTTACACTAGGGAAGGAAGGAAACAACTCTTTGCAGTTTTGCAAAGTGCCAGGGGATCTTCAG CATCTGTCCTAAAGGAGAAGCTTTCATCTATGGGTTCCTCTGGAATTTTGGCTGATCATCAGCTTCAAGCACAACTGCAAGAACAACATATTAAGGG CCAAAGTGATCTTGCAATTTCAGACATTGCACGGAAGGCATTCCTCTATAGT CATTTCATGGAAGGTCATGCTAAAACTGCCCCAATATCTAGGCTGCCTCTCATCTCTATTGTGGATGCTAAAAATAAACTGAAGGACATTCCTGTTTGCCAG CCATTTCATTTGGagctcaatttcttcaataaggAGAACCGTGTTCTTCATTACCCTGTCAGGGCTTTTTATGTAGATGGTGTTAACCTCATGGCTTATAATCTTTCTTCTGGAGGAGATAGTATTTACAAGAAACTTTTCACATCG ATCCCAGGAAATGTGGAATATTATCCTAAATATATGGTTTATGGTAAGAAGAGGCATCTATTTCTCATTGTTTACGAGTTTAGTGGCACTACAAATGAAGTGGTCCTTTATTGGGAACATACCGATATAAAGTTAGCTAACAACAAGGGAAGCACAATCAAAG GTTGTGATGCTGCATTTATTGGCCCCAATGAAAATCAATTTGCTATTCTTGATGAAGATAAGTCTGGACTGGCTCTGTATATTCTTCCAGGAGCAGCTTTACAAGAAGCTGATGGAAAAAATGCTGCAGTTGAACCAAATTTTTTACCTGATCAACCTGTGGATGGAAACCCTAATTCTATTCAGGGTCCTATGCCATTTTTGTTCGACACCGAAATTGATCGAATATTTTCCACTCCTATAG AGTCCACTTTGATGTTTGCATGTAACGGGAAGCAGATTGGGTTGGCTAAGTTAGTTCAAGGTTACATTCTTCCATCTTCTGATGGTCACTATATATCAACAAAAACAGAGGGGAAAAAGTTTATAAGGTTAAAAGCAAATGAGATTGTGCTTCAG GTACATTGGCAAGAAACTCCAAGAGGCTATGTTGCAGGAGTGTTAACCACTCACAGGGTGCTTATGGTTTCAGCAGACCTTGATGTACTTGCAAGCAGTTCTTTTAAATTTGACAAAGGAAATCCTTCA TTTAGATCCCTTTTGTGGGTTGGACCTACACTTCTTTTTTCTACTGCAACTGCAGTTTGTATTTTAGGATGGGATGGGAAAGTGAGGACTGTACTCTCCATTAGCATGCCAAATGCAG CTCTAGTTGGGGCTCTAAATGATCGGTTGTTGCTAGCTAACCCTACAGATATAAATCCTAGACAAAAGAAGGGGGTTGAGATTAAGAGCTGCCTTGTTGGGCTTCTTGAACCTCTTCTTATTGGTTTTGCTACCATGCAACAAAACTTTGACCAGAAGCTTGACCTTTCTGAAATACTATACCAAATAACATCAAG GTTTGACAGCTTACGTATCACTCCTCGATCTCTTGATATTCTTGCTGTTGGTCCCCCTGTTTGTGGAGATCTTGCAGTATCATTATCCCAAGCAGGTCCACAGTTCACTCAG gtGATGCGGGGACTCTATGCAATCAAAGCACTTCGTTTTTCTACTGCTCTATCTGTTTTAAAAGATGAATTTGTGCGCTCTAGAGATTATCCAAAATGCCCACCAAACTCTCATTTGTTCCACCGGTTCCGCCAATTGGGATATGCCTGTATCAA GTATGGTCAGTTTGACAGTGCGAAGGAAACTTTTGAAGTCATAGCAGACTATGAAAGCATGCTAGACCTGTTTATATGCCACCTCAACCCCAGTGCAATGCGGCGTCTTGCTCAGAGGCTTGAGGAAGAAGGCGCTGATTCAGAATTGAGGCGATATTGTGAAAGGATTTTAAGAGTCCGCTCAAGTGGTTGGACACAAGGCATTTTTGCCAACTTCGCTGCTGAAAGTATGGTTCCCAAGGGACCTGAATGGGGTGGTGGAAACTGGGAATTCAAGACCCCTACGAACTTAAAGAGTATACCTCAATGGGAGCTTGCTGCAGAAGTTATGCCATACATGAAGACTGATGATGGTGCCATTCCATCAATTATCACAGATCATATTGGTGTTTACCTTGGTTCAATCAAAGGAAGAGGAAACATTATTGAAGTAAAGGAAGGTAGCTTGGTTATACCTGCAGCAGGTGACCATAAGCCAAATGGAGTCCATACTTCTGTGGCTAAATCTACAGATAGTTCTATGGGAGTTACAAGTGGTGAAACCAAGGCTGGTTCTTTGATGGGTCTGGAAACTTTAATCAAACCCAATCACAGTTCCACTGCTGCTGATGAACAGGCTAAAGCTGCTGAAGAATTCAAGAAAACAATGTATGGCACAGCTGATAGTGGTAGCAGCAGTGATGAAGAAGGAGTGTCAAAAATGAAGAAGTTACAGATCAGAATACGAGAAAAGCCAACGTCAGGAACTGTGGATGTTAATAAGATTAAAGAAGCGACAAAGCGACTTGGTGATGGCTTGGGCCTACCTATAGCCAGGACAAAATCATGGACTGGTCAGGATCTTGGTCAGAGTCAACAGCAACCTTATCCTGCTACCAGTGCTTCTCTGACTAATCCCACAGTTTCTGCCCCTGGAGATCTCTTCGGCACTGATTCATGGGTACAACCTGCATTGGTATCAGAATCAGCTCCTGCGACCAAAGGTGTTGGAACTGCTGCTGGACCTATACCAGAAGACTTTTTCCAGAACACAATACCATCCCTCCAGGTTGCAGCTGCTTTGCCTCCTCCTGGATCTTATCTTTCAAAGTTGGATCAAACTCCTCAAAAGGTTGAAGTTGGTGGAAAGGTACCACCTGACCATGTAAATGCACCTGCGGCTGATATTGGTCTCCCCGGTGGTGGGGTTCCTCCTCAGTCCGCTGAACAACCTATTCCTCCTGAGTCTCTTGCACTTCCTGGTGGCGGTATTCCTCCACAATACTCAGCTCCAGCTGCTGGTTTGCCACAGCCTCAAGTTCAGCCTGCTCAAATGCCACTATCCACGCAACCTCTTGACCTTAGTGCTCTTGGAGTTCCAAACTCTGCAGAGTCTGAAAAACCTACTTCCTCTGCACCCACTCCAACATCTGTGCGTCCTGGACAG GTTCCACGTGGGGCAGCAGCTCCCATATGTTTTAAGACTGGACTTGCTCACCTTGAGCAGAATCAACTTCCAGATTCATTATCCTGTTTTGATGAAGCTTTTCTGGCACTGGCTAAGGATAACTCTCGTGGAGCTGATATTAAAGCTCAAGCTACCATCTGTGCTCAATACAAGATAGCTGTAATGCTTCTTCAG GAAATTACAAGGCTGCAGAAAGTCCAAGGCCCAAGAGCACTCAGCGCAAAAGATGAGATGGCTAGACTATCTAGACATCTAGGTTCTTTGCCTCTGCAGGCAAAGCACCGAATAAATTGCATTCGCACTGCCATAAAACGAAATATGGATGTTCAGAACTATGCTTATGCGAAGCAGATGCTTGAACTTCTCCTATCTAAGGCACCTCCAGGTAAGCAAGAGGAATTGAGGAGCCTGATTGACATTTGTGTTCAGAGGGGTTTAACCAACAAGTCTATCGATCCACTAGAGGATCCCTCTCAGTTCTGTGCTGCCACGCTCAGCCGTCTGTCTACTATTGGATATGATGTTTGTGATCTTTGTGGGGCCAAATTTTCCGCTCTCTCTGCTCCTGGATGCATCATCTGTGGCATGGGAAGTATTAAAAGATCAGATGCACTTGGGGGGGCAGGACCAGTTCCTTCTCCATTTGGCTGA